One genomic region from Rosa rugosa chromosome 1, drRosRugo1.1, whole genome shotgun sequence encodes:
- the LOC133729881 gene encoding WAT1-related protein At5g64700, protein MEVGRSSSRKPYLVVILIQTIYAGMFLLSKAAFNGGMNTFVFVFYRQAAATLFLVPLALFLEWKTAPPLSFMTFCKIFLLSFFGITLSLDIYGVALVYTSATLAAAITNCLPVITFLLALLLRMEVLKPRTTSGLAKLVGMLFCTAGAVTLAVYKGPHFNLLGHHNLLHHHNIEEHEGHVPSGKTWIKGCFLMLMSNTFWALWLVLQARVMKSYPSKLLFTTLQCFLSSIQTFVIAIAVERNPYEWKLGWNLKLVAIAYCGIVVTGITYHLQAWVMEKKDPVFLAMSTPLALVITLFASAILLGEIISLGSILGGLLLVGGLYNVLWGKSREQSIVDESCLRAEVVKDSSKLKETEEDFVSVA, encoded by the exons ATGGAAGTAGGAAGAAGCAGCAGCAGGAAGCCTTACTTGGTTGTTATTCTGATACAAACAATATATGCAGGCATGTTCTTGCTCTCCAAGGCTGCATTCAATGGCGGCATGAACACTTTCGTATTTGTTTTTTATAGACAGGCTGCTGCAACTCTCTTTCTAGTTCCTCTTGCTCTTTTTCTCGAATG GAAAACTGCGCCACCGCTGTCTTTCATGACCTTCTGCAAGatctttcttctttcattttttgG GATTACTTTAAGCTTGGACATCTATGGCGTCGCCCTTGTTTATACCTCAGCGACTTTGGCTGCTGCAATCACAAACTGCCTTCCCGTCATAACTTTCCTCTTGGCACTTCTACTCAG GATGGAAGTATTGAAGCCAAGGACAACCTCAGGTTTGGCTAAGCTTGTAGGCATGCTATTTTGCACGGCAGGGGCGGTGACCCTTGCCGTATACAAAGGTCCCCATTTCAATCTCCTGGGGCATCATAATCTCTTACATCACCATAATATCGAAGAACATGAAGGCCATGTTCCTTCTGGCAAAACATGGATAAAGGGTTGCTTCCTCATGCTGATGTCCAACACCTTTTGGGCCTTGTGGCTTGTTTTGCAG GCACGAGTTATGAAAAGCTACCCCTCAAAGCTTCTCTTTACTACTCTACAATGCTTTCTAAGTTCAATCCAGACGTTTGTCATTGCCATCGCTGTTGAGAGAAACCCCTATGAATGGAAGCTCGGATGGAATCTCAAACTTGTTGCCATAGCTTACTGC GGAATTGTGGTGACCGGCATTACTTACCATTTACAAGCATGGGTAATGGAGAAGAAGGATCCGGTTTTCTTGGCTATGTCCACACCATTGGCTTTGGTCATCACACTCTTTGCTTCTGCAATTCTCCTGGGAGAAATCATTAGTCTGGGAAG TATCTTGGGAGGGCTCTTATTGGTTGGAGGGCTTTATAATGTTTTATGGGGGAAGAGCAGAGAGCAGAGTATAGTTGATGAAAGTTGCTTAAGAGCTGAAGTTGTCAAAGACTCTTCAAAACTGAAAGAAACAGAGGAGGACTTTGTTTCTGTAGCGTAA
- the LOC133729866 gene encoding uncharacterized protein LOC133729866 produces MGGCATKPKVSKAEEAGGEAPVPAPETAKEEAVVIESKEKDVVVIGDEAEKKIEGDDSVKEIVDDEDKRKSLSNLFQSEEGKDSTEKEKTTEVLSETEKPLEENTPGIVVVDAPKTAESAEVVIEAAPAETEAKEASDEKITEEVVEKITEEVKEIAEENVGKEKSEGQKETEAAKEEKVAEEKPKEAV; encoded by the exons ATGGGCGGATGTGCAACGAAGCCTAAGGTGTCAAAGGCCGAGGAAGCCGGCGGGGAGGCGCCAGTGCCGGCTCCAGAGACAGCCAAGGAAGAAGCTGTCGTGATCGAGTCGAAGGAGAAAGACGTAGTTGTGATTGGTGATGAAGCTGAGAAGAAGATAGAAGGTGATGATTCAGTCAAGGAGATCGTTGATGATGAAGATAAACGCAAGTCTCTCAGCAATTTGTTCCAg AGTGAAGAAGGGAAGGACTCgacagaaaaagagaaaacaacaGAAGTACTATCAGAAACTGAAAAGCCTCTAGAGGAAAATAcccctggcattgttgttgttgatgcTCCAAAGACAGCCGAGTCAGCTGAGGTAGTAATTGAAGCTGCACCAGCAGAGACAGAAGCCAAAGAAGCTTCCGATGAAAAAATCACTGAAGAAGTGGTTGAAAAGATCACAGAAGAAGTCAAGGAAATTGCTGAAGAGAacgttggaaaagaaaaatccgaaggacaaaaagagacCGAAGCAGCGAAGGAAGAAAAAGTGGCTGAAGAGAAACCTAAGGAAGCAGTATGA